The Polymorphobacter megasporae genome window below encodes:
- a CDS encoding molybdopterin molybdotransferase MoeA, translated as MKPLLGVDEAQARLLNGVVPLPAETVPFAAALGRILAADVVAKLTQPPFAASAMDGYAIRWADRAGPWRLTGESAAGRSFAGHVGPGETVRILTGAPLPAGADTVVVQEDVARDGDIVTLTGDGPPREGAHIRRAGLDFAAGQSVAAAGSRVTPARIGVAAAAGYAALPVHRRPRVAILATGDELVTPGVAPGPSQIVSSNGVMLTALLGKYADVIDGGIVADTREALTAAIAAQADADVLVTIGGASVGDHDLVQPVLREMGATIDFWRIALRPGKPMLAGMLGATRVVGLPGNPVSAFVCATLFVVPLLRALGGDLYPLPGSVPARLGVDLEANGPRRDYLRARLIDGVVAPASAQDSAMLRVLADSNVLIVREPYAEATKSGAMVDCIMLDTISSVA; from the coding sequence GTGAAGCCGTTGCTTGGCGTCGACGAGGCGCAGGCGCGGCTGCTCAATGGGGTCGTTCCCCTCCCCGCCGAAACCGTTCCCTTCGCCGCCGCGCTGGGCCGCATTCTCGCCGCCGACGTCGTCGCCAAGCTCACCCAGCCGCCGTTCGCCGCGTCGGCGATGGACGGCTACGCGATTCGCTGGGCCGACCGCGCCGGGCCGTGGCGGCTGACCGGCGAGAGCGCGGCGGGGCGCAGCTTTGCGGGCCATGTCGGTCCCGGTGAGACCGTCCGCATCCTCACCGGCGCGCCGCTGCCCGCCGGGGCCGACACCGTCGTTGTCCAGGAGGACGTGGCGCGCGATGGTGACATCGTCACTCTAACCGGCGACGGGCCGCCGCGCGAGGGCGCGCACATCCGTCGCGCAGGATTAGATTTCGCCGCCGGACAGTCGGTTGCGGCAGCGGGATCACGTGTCACCCCGGCGCGGATCGGCGTCGCTGCCGCCGCCGGATACGCCGCCCTCCCCGTCCACCGCCGCCCGCGCGTCGCGATCCTCGCCACCGGCGATGAGCTCGTAACGCCCGGGGTCGCGCCGGGGCCGAGCCAGATCGTCAGCTCGAACGGCGTCATGCTCACCGCGCTACTCGGCAAATACGCCGATGTCATCGACGGCGGCATCGTCGCCGACACACGCGAGGCGCTGACCGCCGCGATCGCGGCGCAGGCCGACGCCGACGTCCTCGTTACGATCGGCGGCGCGTCGGTCGGCGACCACGACCTAGTCCAGCCGGTCCTCCGCGAGATGGGCGCGACGATCGACTTCTGGCGGATAGCGCTCCGGCCCGGCAAGCCGATGCTCGCCGGGATGCTTGGCGCGACCCGCGTCGTCGGGCTGCCGGGTAACCCAGTGTCGGCGTTCGTCTGCGCAACGCTATTTGTCGTGCCGTTGCTCCGCGCGCTCGGTGGCGACCTCTATCCCCTGCCGGGCAGCGTCCCCGCCCGGCTCGGCGTCGACCTCGAAGCCAACGGGCCCCGCCGCGACTATCTCCGCGCCCGGCTGATCGATGGCGTCGTTGCACCCGCGTCGGCACAGGACAGCGCGATGCTCCGCGTCCTCGCCGACAGCAATGTCCTGATCGTCCGCGAACCGTATGCCGAAGCAACCAAATCGGGTGCGATGGTGGACTGCATCATGCTTGACACCATATCTAGTGTTGCCTAA
- a CDS encoding anthranilate synthase component I family protein produces MAEVAQDAATALTAVQPSAAAFAEIYAAGRPQMVWRKIIADTETPVSAMLKLGTPGSGAFLLESVEGGAVRGRHSLLGFDPDLVWRATGDACEVNRHWRTDRAAFESCPGGTLSELRALVAVSRMEVPAGMPRALSTLVGYMGYETVRLSERLPEPKADPIGVPDLLFVRPTLLLVFDRLKDELFLVAPVFPTDATAAHAYAAAVETIDTAQAKLAQPVPAAARAPADLPAATPTAILPPGHYAEMVGAAQELIAAGDIFQVVLAQRFTLDFPLPPFDLYRALRRINPSPFLYFLDLPGFALIGSSPEILVRVRDGEVTIRPIAGTRPRGRDAVDDARLRDELLADPKELAEHLMLLDLGRNDVGRVAAPGSVVVTGRYGVEMYSHVMHIVSNVRGTLDSKHDAIDALLAGFPAGTVSGAPKVRAMEVIHDLEAEKRGPYAGGVGYFSPDGAMDSCIVLRTAVVKDGVIHVQAGAGIVADSVPASEDAECRAKAGALFAAAREALARASEAGFGQ; encoded by the coding sequence ATGGCCGAGGTCGCGCAGGACGCGGCAACGGCGCTAACCGCCGTCCAGCCGAGCGCAGCGGCGTTCGCCGAAATCTATGCCGCCGGCCGTCCGCAGATGGTCTGGCGCAAGATCATCGCCGACACCGAGACACCGGTGTCGGCGATGCTCAAGCTCGGCACGCCCGGGAGCGGCGCGTTCCTCCTCGAATCGGTCGAGGGCGGCGCGGTGCGCGGGCGCCACTCGCTGCTCGGCTTCGACCCCGATCTCGTGTGGCGCGCGACTGGCGATGCGTGCGAGGTCAACCGCCACTGGCGCACCGACCGCGCCGCCTTCGAGTCGTGCCCGGGTGGCACGCTGAGCGAACTCCGCGCGCTCGTCGCTGTGAGCCGGATGGAAGTGCCCGCGGGGATGCCGCGCGCGCTGTCGACGTTGGTCGGCTACATGGGCTATGAAACCGTGCGCCTCTCCGAGCGCCTGCCGGAACCGAAGGCCGACCCGATCGGCGTCCCCGACCTGCTATTCGTCCGCCCGACATTGCTGCTCGTGTTCGACCGGTTGAAGGACGAGCTGTTCCTCGTCGCCCCGGTCTTCCCGACCGACGCCACCGCCGCCCACGCTTATGCCGCCGCTGTCGAGACGATCGACACCGCGCAGGCCAAGCTCGCCCAGCCGGTTCCCGCCGCCGCGCGCGCCCCCGCAGACCTTCCCGCAGCGACCCCGACCGCGATCCTCCCGCCCGGGCACTACGCCGAGATGGTCGGCGCGGCGCAGGAGCTGATTGCGGCGGGCGACATCTTCCAGGTCGTGCTGGCGCAGCGCTTCACCCTCGATTTCCCGCTGCCGCCGTTCGACCTGTATCGCGCACTGCGTCGGATCAACCCGTCGCCGTTCCTCTATTTCCTCGATCTGCCCGGCTTCGCGCTGATCGGCTCGAGCCCCGAAATCCTCGTCCGCGTCCGCGACGGCGAGGTCACCATCCGCCCGATCGCGGGCACCCGCCCGCGCGGCCGCGACGCGGTCGACGACGCCCGGCTGCGCGACGAACTCCTCGCCGACCCGAAGGAACTTGCCGAACATTTGATGCTCCTCGACCTCGGCCGCAACGACGTCGGCCGGGTCGCCGCGCCGGGCAGCGTCGTCGTCACCGGCCGCTACGGCGTCGAGATGTACAGCCACGTCATGCACATCGTCTCGAACGTCCGCGGCACCCTCGACTCGAAGCACGACGCGATCGACGCTTTGCTCGCAGGCTTTCCCGCCGGCACCGTCAGCGGCGCGCCGAAGGTCCGCGCGATGGAGGTGATCCACGACCTCGAAGCCGAAAAGCGCGGACCGTACGCTGGCGGCGTCGGCTATTTCAGCCCCGACGGCGCAATGGACAGCTGCATCGTGCTGCGCACCGCGGTGGTCAAGGACGGCGTGATCCACGTCCAGGCGGGCGCCGGCATCGTCGCCGACAGCGTCCCAGCCAGCGAGGATGCCGAGTGCCGGGCGAAAGCGGGCGCATTGTTCGCGGCGGCGCGCGAGGCGCTGGCGCGGGCGAGCGAGGCGGGGTTCGGCCAGTGA
- the moaC gene encoding cyclic pyranopterin monophosphate synthase MoaC — MTLTHLNPAGEARMVDVSGKAVTGRIAVAEGTIRIAHTALAAIRSASLAKGDVIAVSRVAGIMAAKRTAELIPLCHPLPISGMEVDLVIEDKGIRATATVRTTHNTGVEMEALTAVSVALLTVYDMAKSMDRGMTIGGIRLLAKRGGKSGDWSARVDGDTDTAE, encoded by the coding sequence ATGACGCTGACGCATCTCAACCCCGCCGGCGAGGCGCGGATGGTCGACGTCTCGGGCAAGGCCGTTACCGGGCGCATCGCCGTCGCCGAGGGAACGATCAGGATTGCCCACACCGCCCTCGCCGCGATCCGCTCCGCAAGCCTCGCCAAGGGCGACGTTATCGCCGTCTCGCGCGTCGCCGGGATCATGGCGGCGAAGCGCACCGCCGAGCTGATTCCGCTATGCCATCCCTTGCCGATCAGCGGGATGGAGGTCGACCTTGTCATCGAGGATAAGGGCATCCGCGCCACCGCGACGGTCCGCACGACACACAATACCGGGGTCGAGATGGAGGCGCTGACCGCGGTCTCGGTCGCGCTGCTGACTGTCTACGACATGGCGAAGAGCATGGACCGCGGCATGACGATCGGCGGCATCCGCCTGCTCGCCAAGCGCGGCGGCAAGTCGGGTGACTGGAGCGCCCGCGTCGACGGCGACACGGATACCGCCGAGTGA
- the trpC gene encoding indole-3-glycerol phosphate synthase TrpC — protein sequence MSDILARICATTRTEVARRKALASFADLDRAAAAQTAPRGFRAALDRTAATGFALIAEVKKASPSKGVIRGDFDPAAHARAYQAGGAACLSVLTDAPYFQGHDDYLVAARAACTLPVLRKDFMLDPWQVAEARSIGADAILIIVAALDDNAMAEIEAAALERGMDVLVEVHDDAELDRALGLRSRLIGVNNRDLRDFSVDFARTYELVGRIPPGATVVAESGLTGPADLAAMAAHGVRAFLVGESLMRCPDIEAATRTLLAA from the coding sequence ATGTCCGATATCCTTGCCCGCATCTGCGCCACGACGCGCACCGAAGTCGCCCGCCGCAAGGCGCTGGCGTCGTTCGCCGATCTCGACCGCGCCGCCGCCGCGCAGACCGCGCCACGCGGCTTCCGCGCCGCGCTCGACCGAACCGCCGCGACCGGCTTTGCGCTGATCGCCGAGGTCAAGAAGGCATCGCCGTCGAAGGGCGTCATCCGCGGCGACTTCGACCCTGCCGCGCACGCCCGCGCCTATCAAGCCGGGGGTGCCGCTTGCCTGTCGGTGCTGACCGACGCGCCTTATTTCCAGGGACACGACGACTATCTCGTCGCCGCCCGCGCCGCGTGCACCCTTCCCGTCCTGCGCAAGGACTTCATGCTCGACCCGTGGCAGGTCGCCGAAGCGCGGAGCATCGGCGCCGACGCGATCCTCATCATCGTCGCCGCGCTCGACGACAATGCGATGGCCGAGATCGAGGCGGCGGCGCTCGAGCGCGGAATGGACGTGCTCGTCGAGGTCCACGACGACGCCGAACTCGACCGTGCGCTTGGACTGCGGAGTCGCCTGATCGGGGTCAATAACCGCGACCTGCGCGACTTCTCGGTCGACTTCGCGCGAACCTACGAGCTTGTGGGGCGCATCCCGCCGGGGGCCACCGTCGTCGCCGAGAGCGGGCTGACCGGCCCCGCTGACCTCGCCGCAATGGCCGCACACGGCGTCCGCGCCTTCCTCGTCGGCGAGAGCCTGATGCGCTGCCCCGACATCGAGGCGGCGACCCGCACCCTGCTCGCCGCATGA
- a CDS encoding alpha/beta fold hydrolase has product MTTITTTDGTAIFYKDWGPKDAPVIAFHHGWPLSSDDWDNQMMFFLGHGFRVVAHDRRGHGRSAQVSDGHDMDHYAADSAAVADALDLHDAVHIGHSTGGGEVVRYVARAAPGRVSKAAIISAVPPLMLKTEANPEGTPMEVFDGFRNGTAAIRAQLYVDIPAGPFFGYNRPGATPSQGVIDNWWRQGMMGSIKAHYDGVKAFSETDFTEDLKSIDVPVLVMHSTDDQIVPYADAGPKAAALLKHGTFKSYDGMPHGMHTTHADIINADLLAFIRG; this is encoded by the coding sequence ATGACGACGATCACCACCACCGACGGCACTGCAATCTTCTACAAGGATTGGGGTCCGAAAGACGCGCCGGTCATCGCCTTCCACCACGGCTGGCCGCTGAGTTCAGACGACTGGGACAACCAGATGATGTTCTTCCTCGGCCACGGCTTCCGCGTCGTCGCGCACGATCGCCGCGGCCACGGCCGCTCGGCGCAGGTTAGCGATGGCCACGACATGGACCATTATGCCGCCGACTCCGCCGCGGTTGCCGACGCGCTCGACTTGCACGACGCGGTCCACATCGGCCACTCGACCGGCGGCGGCGAGGTCGTCCGCTACGTCGCGCGCGCCGCGCCGGGCCGCGTGTCGAAGGCGGCGATCATCAGCGCGGTGCCGCCGCTGATGCTCAAGACCGAGGCCAACCCCGAAGGCACGCCGATGGAGGTGTTCGACGGCTTCCGCAACGGCACCGCCGCCATCCGCGCGCAGCTGTACGTCGATATTCCGGCCGGCCCGTTCTTCGGCTACAACCGCCCCGGCGCGACCCCCAGCCAGGGCGTCATCGACAATTGGTGGCGGCAGGGGATGATGGGGAGCATCAAGGCGCATTACGACGGCGTCAAGGCGTTCTCCGAGACCGACTTCACCGAGGATTTGAAGTCGATCGACGTGCCGGTTCTCGTCATGCACAGCACCGACGACCAGATCGTCCCCTACGCCGACGCCGGGCCGAAGGCGGCGGCGTTGCTCAAGCACGGGACGTTCAAGAGCTACGACGGCATGCCGCACGGGATGCACACGACGCACGCCGACATCATCAACGCCGACCTGCTTGCGTTCATCCGCGGGTAG
- a CDS encoding anthranilate synthase component II, which translates to MILVIDNYDSFTYNLVHYLLELGAAVEVVRNDAVSAAQALALRPQAIVLSPGPCAPAQAGVCLDLIAAAADAGTPLLGVCLGHQAIGEAFGGRVIRAAQLMHGKTSEVVHDGSGVFASLPSPFVATRYHSLIVEAATLPEVLIANAHVVVDGAAAATIMGLRHRTLPIHGVQFHPESIASEHGHALLANFLALAGVPTITRAAA; encoded by the coding sequence ATGATCCTCGTCATCGATAACTACGACAGCTTCACCTACAACCTCGTCCACTACCTCCTCGAGCTTGGGGCGGCAGTCGAGGTGGTGCGCAACGACGCGGTCAGCGCCGCGCAGGCACTCGCGCTCCGTCCGCAGGCGATCGTGCTGTCGCCGGGGCCGTGTGCTCCCGCGCAGGCCGGGGTTTGCCTCGACCTGATCGCGGCAGCGGCGGATGCCGGGACGCCGTTGCTTGGGGTTTGCCTCGGGCATCAGGCGATCGGCGAGGCGTTCGGCGGGCGGGTTATCCGCGCGGCGCAGTTGATGCACGGCAAGACGTCGGAGGTGGTCCACGACGGCAGCGGCGTCTTCGCCTCCCTGCCCTCGCCGTTCGTTGCGACGCGCTACCACTCGCTGATCGTCGAGGCGGCGACGCTGCCTGAGGTGCTGATCGCCAACGCGCACGTCGTTGTTGATGGAGCGGCCGCCGCGACGATCATGGGCCTGCGCCATCGGACGCTGCCGATCCACGGCGTCCAATTCCACCCCGAGAGCATCGCCAGCGAGCATGGCCACGCGCTCCTCGCCAATTTCCTCGCGCTCGCGGGCGTCCCGACCATCACCCGCGCCGCGGCGTGA
- a CDS encoding DUF1330 domain-containing protein: MAEFVLVTIKVHDMSWVENYAANVPAIIRKHGGAYFAVSESIRRFEGDGPDLDSIVLLTFPSRAATEDFISDPDYAPYKAARLAATSGDMFAFTSHG; this comes from the coding sequence ATGGCCGAGTTTGTTCTGGTGACGATCAAGGTCCACGACATGTCATGGGTAGAGAATTACGCAGCGAACGTACCGGCGATTATCCGTAAGCACGGTGGCGCGTACTTCGCGGTGTCGGAAAGCATTCGGCGGTTCGAAGGTGACGGGCCGGATCTCGACTCGATCGTTTTGCTGACATTTCCCTCACGAGCCGCGACCGAGGACTTTATTTCGGACCCGGATTATGCGCCTTACAAGGCCGCACGGCTTGCGGCGACCTCGGGCGATATGTTCGCGTTCACATCACATGGTTGA
- the trpD gene encoding anthranilate phosphoribosyltransferase yields the protein MIRLPDARAPLAADEAASAFALLFDGGPDFDEARRFLTDMAARDETSIEIAAAAQAMRDRMITVKAPPGAIDVCGTGGDGSHSLNVSTAVAIVVAAAGVPVAKHGNRAASSQAGAADTLEALGLDLDRASAAAEQTLDRLGIAFLFAQAHHPALVKLAPVRRAIGRRTVLNLTGPAANPARVGRQLIGVARPGFLGIFAGAIEILGTDATLLVAGDEPLDELSVDGPSTVLWVGGASERVTPETAGLPHHPLSALRGGSAAYNAAALTRLLGGEAGAYRDAVLFNASAALRVAGVADDWRTGVEQATAAIDSGAAARLLAAWIAA from the coding sequence GTGATCCGGCTTCCCGACGCGCGGGCACCGCTGGCGGCGGACGAGGCGGCGAGCGCATTCGCGCTGCTGTTCGACGGCGGCCCCGACTTCGACGAGGCGCGGCGCTTCCTCACCGACATGGCGGCGCGCGACGAGACGAGCATCGAGATCGCCGCCGCGGCGCAGGCGATGCGCGACCGGATGATCACGGTCAAAGCCCCCCCTGGCGCGATCGACGTCTGCGGCACCGGTGGTGACGGCAGCCACTCGCTCAACGTCTCGACCGCGGTCGCGATCGTCGTCGCGGCGGCGGGGGTGCCGGTCGCCAAGCACGGCAACCGCGCCGCCTCGTCGCAGGCCGGTGCCGCCGACACGCTCGAGGCGCTGGGCCTCGACCTCGACCGCGCATCCGCCGCCGCCGAGCAGACACTCGACCGGCTTGGCATCGCCTTCCTGTTCGCGCAGGCGCACCACCCCGCACTTGTCAAGCTCGCGCCGGTCCGCCGCGCGATCGGACGACGCACGGTGCTCAACCTGACCGGCCCCGCCGCCAACCCGGCGCGCGTCGGTCGCCAACTGATCGGCGTCGCCCGCCCGGGCTTCCTCGGCATTTTCGCGGGCGCGATCGAGATCCTCGGCACCGATGCAACCTTGCTCGTCGCGGGTGACGAACCGCTCGACGAACTGTCCGTCGACGGCCCGAGCACAGTGTTATGGGTCGGCGGAGCGAGCGAGCGCGTCACCCCCGAGACAGCCGGCCTGCCCCACCACCCGCTATCGGCACTGCGCGGAGGCAGCGCCGCCTACAATGCCGCCGCGCTGACCCGGCTGCTTGGCGGTGAGGCGGGGGCGTACCGCGACGCAGTGTTGTTCAACGCCAGCGCTGCACTCCGAGTCGCGGGCGTGGCTGATGACTGGCGCACCGGGGTCGAGCAGGCAACAGCCGCGATCGACAGCGGAGCAGCAGCGCGGCTGCTTGCGGCGTGGATCGCGGCCTGA
- a CDS encoding PIN domain-containing protein codes for MQRSLPAIVASEDRIVPSICIYEVYRDFARVRDATSATRAVAAMMLARVVDVTPDLPTMAAQLSASYRLPTADSILLATARRFDATL; via the coding sequence GTGCAACGTTCCCTCCCGGCGATCGTCGCGAGCGAAGACCGGATCGTGCCATCGATCTGCATCTATGAGGTGTACCGTGACTTCGCGCGCGTTCGCGACGCGACCAGCGCCACCCGAGCAGTCGCGGCGATGATGTTGGCGAGGGTTGTCGACGTGACCCCCGATCTGCCGACGATGGCGGCGCAATTATCCGCCTCCTACCGTCTGCCGACGGCCGACAGTATCCTCCTTGCTACTGCGCGCCGGTTCGACGCGACCTTATAG
- a CDS encoding ComEC/Rec2 family competence protein, which produces MLPWESQRLAAVVAALGVAGAGTIVRGSAGRMLVWGGVLVALGISIAAWRSADVALPVLRDRFEGEVSGTVEAVEIRSGRGQVRFQLAPDDPGLPPHVRISLKANVPAGLVPGAKVTVRAMLLPPAGPSFPGGYDFARREWFDQLGATGYPLGPTVITRKAPPPAGVEAWLDDLRARLTVRIETVVGGDAGAISAAFVTGDQGGISTATNLAMRYSGMAHLLSISGVHIAIVVGGTMWITRALLALSPWIALRWPLKAISAGTAAVAGIGYTILAGAQVPTVRSCIGTVIVLLGVIMGREALSLRLLAGGGFVIMAVRPEALLGPSFQLTFAAVTGLVALFNSRLGRWLSAPRQNAGWVSRTLQHLAGLLVTGVIAEALLSATALFHFNQTGAYGVFANLLAIPWTSFVVMPLLVVALLLDPLGIAAPAWWALGKSMDALIALAVWVAGWPGSVVRVGLMPITAYALLVGGGLWLFIWQGRARWLGAVPVVIGAVMALTSHPPDLLVSADGHHVAVLLDAYDDEGPRLALLRDRTGDYLRDVWGGVTASTADAAIADLPNADCTVDACVARVGTGRSAIRLLATLSKDRIGQPKFGPACAAADIVVSERRLPGWCKPRWLKLDRTALETSGAVAIWLAGRRVETVGELTGDHPWMPQPRVWRPRAGGASGAGRALRAGRPAEAAPNPDEPTY; this is translated from the coding sequence ATGCTGCCGTGGGAGAGCCAGCGGTTGGCGGCGGTGGTCGCCGCGCTCGGCGTCGCCGGGGCTGGGACGATCGTCCGCGGCAGCGCCGGGCGGATGCTCGTGTGGGGCGGGGTGCTCGTCGCGCTCGGCATCAGTATCGCGGCGTGGCGCAGCGCCGACGTCGCGCTCCCCGTCCTCCGCGACCGCTTCGAAGGCGAGGTCAGTGGCACCGTCGAGGCGGTCGAGATCCGCAGCGGGCGCGGGCAGGTCCGCTTCCAGCTCGCTCCCGACGACCCCGGCCTCCCGCCGCACGTCCGCATCAGCCTCAAGGCCAATGTCCCCGCCGGGCTGGTGCCGGGGGCGAAGGTGACGGTGCGCGCGATGCTGCTGCCGCCCGCCGGGCCGAGCTTCCCCGGCGGTTACGACTTCGCCCGTCGCGAGTGGTTCGACCAGCTCGGTGCGACCGGTTACCCGCTCGGTCCGACCGTCATCACCCGCAAAGCACCGCCGCCCGCCGGGGTCGAAGCGTGGCTCGATGATCTCCGCGCGCGGCTGACGGTGCGGATCGAGACGGTGGTCGGCGGCGACGCCGGGGCGATCTCGGCGGCGTTCGTCACCGGCGACCAGGGCGGCATCTCGACCGCGACCAACCTCGCGATGCGCTATTCGGGAATGGCGCATTTGCTGTCGATCTCGGGGGTGCATATCGCGATCGTCGTCGGTGGGACGATGTGGATCACCCGCGCTTTGCTCGCGCTGAGCCCGTGGATCGCGCTGCGCTGGCCACTCAAGGCGATCTCGGCGGGGACGGCGGCGGTCGCGGGGATCGGCTACACGATCCTCGCGGGCGCGCAGGTGCCGACGGTGCGGTCATGCATCGGCACGGTGATCGTTCTGCTCGGAGTCATCATGGGGCGCGAGGCGCTGTCGCTGCGGCTGCTCGCGGGCGGCGGCTTCGTCATCATGGCGGTCCGCCCCGAGGCGCTGCTAGGGCCGAGCTTTCAGCTGACCTTTGCCGCGGTCACCGGGCTCGTCGCCTTGTTCAATTCGCGGCTCGGTCGCTGGCTGTCGGCGCCGCGGCAGAATGCGGGTTGGGTGTCGCGGACGCTCCAGCACCTCGCCGGGCTGCTCGTCACCGGGGTCATCGCCGAGGCGCTGCTATCAGCAACGGCGCTGTTCCACTTCAACCAGACCGGGGCGTACGGGGTGTTCGCCAACCTGCTCGCGATCCCGTGGACGAGCTTCGTCGTCATGCCGCTGCTCGTGGTCGCGCTGCTGCTCGACCCGCTCGGGATCGCCGCCCCGGCGTGGTGGGCGCTCGGCAAGTCGATGGACGCGCTGATCGCGCTCGCGGTGTGGGTCGCCGGGTGGCCGGGGTCGGTCGTCCGGGTTGGGTTGATGCCGATTACCGCGTACGCGCTGCTCGTCGGCGGCGGGCTGTGGCTGTTCATCTGGCAGGGTCGCGCGCGCTGGCTCGGCGCGGTGCCGGTGGTGATCGGTGCCGTGATGGCGCTGACCTCGCACCCGCCCGATCTGCTCGTCAGCGCCGACGGCCACCATGTCGCGGTTCTGCTCGACGCGTACGACGACGAGGGGCCGCGGCTGGCGCTGCTCCGCGACCGTACCGGCGACTATCTCCGCGACGTCTGGGGCGGGGTCACCGCGTCGACCGCCGACGCCGCGATCGCCGACCTGCCGAATGCCGACTGCACCGTCGACGCCTGCGTCGCGCGGGTCGGCACCGGGCGGAGCGCGATCCGGCTGCTGGCGACGCTGTCGAAGGACCGGATCGGCCAGCCGAAGTTCGGCCCGGCGTGCGCCGCCGCCGACATCGTCGTCAGCGAACGGCGTCTCCCCGGCTGGTGCAAACCGCGCTGGCTCAAGCTCGACCGGACCGCGCTCGAAACGAGCGGCGCGGTTGCGATCTGGCTCGCGGGGCGGCGGGTCGAGACCGTCGGCGAACTGACCGGCGACCATCCGTGGATGCCTCAGCCGCGTGTCTGGCGACCTCGCGCCGGGGGCGCGAGCGGTGCCGGGCGGGCTTTGCGCGCAGGCCGACCCGCAGAGGCCGCGCCGAACCCGGACGAGCCTACCTATTGA
- the lexA gene encoding transcriptional repressor LexA produces the protein MLTRKQHDLLTFINGRLNESGVSPSFEEMKEALALKSKSGVHRLINALEERAFIRRLPNRARALEVLRMPDAVQRAVSAPKGEVVHADFRKRVAPVAPANDIVTLALHGRIAAGQPIEAFEDDRLLSVPAALLGPGDHYALEVSGDSMVDAGILDGDYALVRRCDTARDGDIVVALVDGNDATLKILKHAKGMVELEPANTMYSTQRYLPSRVRVQGKLAGLLRRYA, from the coding sequence GTGCTCACGCGCAAGCAACATGACCTGCTGACATTTATCAACGGGCGCTTGAACGAGAGTGGTGTGTCGCCGTCGTTCGAGGAGATGAAGGAGGCGCTGGCGCTCAAGTCGAAGTCGGGGGTTCACCGCCTGATCAACGCGCTCGAGGAACGCGCCTTCATCCGCCGCCTGCCGAACCGCGCGCGTGCCCTAGAAGTGCTGCGCATGCCCGATGCGGTCCAGCGCGCTGTAAGTGCGCCCAAGGGCGAGGTCGTCCACGCCGACTTCCGCAAGCGGGTGGCACCGGTGGCCCCGGCGAACGATATCGTCACGCTCGCACTTCATGGCCGGATTGCCGCCGGGCAACCGATCGAAGCGTTCGAGGACGACCGGTTGCTGTCGGTTCCGGCAGCGCTGCTCGGGCCGGGGGATCACTATGCGCTCGAAGTATCGGGGGACTCGATGGTCGATGCGGGTATCCTAGACGGCGATTACGCACTGGTCCGTCGCTGCGACACCGCCCGCGATGGCGACATTGTCGTTGCGCTGGTCGACGGCAACGACGCGACGCTCAAGATCCTGAAGCATGCCAAGGGTATGGTCGAGCTCGAACCGGCGAACACGATGTATTCGACCCAGCGCTATCTGCCGTCGCGGGTGCGCGTACAGGGCAAGCTTGCGGGACTGTTGCGCCGATACGCCTGA